In Erigeron canadensis isolate Cc75 chromosome 7, C_canadensis_v1, whole genome shotgun sequence, one DNA window encodes the following:
- the LOC122607166 gene encoding mediator of RNA polymerase II transcription subunit 19a-like codes for MDPESKKFGKGPKELTGAVDLIHKYKLVPHYEFFCKKALPISISDTHYLRNVVGDTEIRKGEGMQLNELIKNTSSRDTKTRIQPFDLSILMDAFSLKESAPIDLPDSEKGVPTEVGRSKNESKDKEKKHKKHRDKDKEKNKEHKKHKHRHKDRSKDRDKEKKTDKTSHRDPGAENLKIPYEKKRKHDGDEDLNGIHRHKTSKHKSSRMDEFGGIRIAA; via the exons ATGGATCCTGAAAGCAAGAAGTTTGGAAAAG GTCCAAAGGAACTTACGGGTGCTGTGGATCTTATACATAAGTACAAACTAGTGCCTCACTATGAGTTTTTCTGCAAAAAGGCACTTCCTATATCAATTTCAGACACACATTACCTTCGTAATGTTGTTGGAGACACAGAAATTCGTAAAGGCGAAGGGATGCAGTTGAATGAGCTTATTAAGAATACGTCCTCCAGAGATACAAAAACGCGTATACAGCCATTTGACCTAAGCATCCTCATGGATGCCTTTTCCTTAAAGGAATCTGCTCCTATTGACCTGCCGGAT TCAGAGAAGGGGGTTCCTACTGAAGTTGGAAGGTCTAAAAATGAATCAAAGGATAAGGAAAAGAAGCATAAAAAACACAGGGACAAAGACAAGGAGAAAAATAAAGAGCATAAGAAACATAAACACCGTCATAAAGATCGAAGTAAAGATAGGGACAAAGAAAAGAAGACTGATAAAACTAGCCATCGCGACCCTGGTGCTGAAAACTTGAAGATACCCTATGAGAAG AAACGGAAGCATGATGGAGATGAGGATCTCAATGGCATTCATCGGCACAAGACCAGTAAG CATAAGAGCTCAAGGATGGATGAATTTGGTGGAATAAGAATAGCAGCTTGA